The Bryobacteraceae bacterium genome includes a window with the following:
- the secD gene encoding protein translocase subunit SecD translates to MKSLKWKAALIVAITLVCLYGVIGLPKSKDELVANWRKNIRLGLDLRGGSLLVVQVQLQDAFKVEANTQIERLKEELGKQSIAYQSIDHNDPQTLAEAENIAITVRGIPADKSQLFRNIVAELLPSWVLTPLSSTDYRLTMKPTEVLALKEDTVQRAITTIESRINGLGLAEAAVQRRGGAGSEAEILISLPGLDDPARVKNILQTAALLELYEVKEGPFARQEDALAKFGGVLPLNTKLMRSAPRPGDPAGEGWYLVARTPVITGRDLRDARPAQDEFGKWETAFVLSQEAKGRFARFTEANIGNRLAIALDNQIRSAPTIQSRIEDQGRITGAASHQDASDLALVLRAGSLPAGIVYLQEQTVGPSLGADSIRKGLIAGVIGLVFVVAFMLIYYAGAGVNAVVALILNGVILIGCLAYLEAVLTLPGIAGIILLIGMAVDSNVLIFERIREELRAGKATLAAIDTGFSKAFLTIIDTHVATVVSCAFLFMFGTPAIRGFAVTLVIGLVANVFTSVFVSRALFQFAVARQGFNPKLSIGI, encoded by the coding sequence ATGAAAAGCCTGAAATGGAAAGCGGCTCTGATTGTGGCCATCACGCTCGTGTGCCTGTATGGCGTGATCGGGCTGCCGAAGTCGAAAGACGAACTGGTGGCCAACTGGCGCAAGAACATCCGTCTGGGGCTCGACCTGCGGGGCGGATCGCTGCTGGTGGTGCAGGTGCAGCTGCAGGACGCCTTCAAGGTGGAGGCGAACACGCAGATTGAAAGGCTGAAGGAAGAGCTGGGCAAGCAGTCGATCGCGTATCAGTCGATCGATCACAACGATCCGCAGACGCTCGCCGAGGCGGAGAACATCGCCATCACGGTGCGCGGGATTCCGGCGGACAAGTCGCAGCTGTTCCGCAACATCGTCGCCGAGCTGCTGCCGAGCTGGGTGCTGACGCCGCTGAGCTCGACCGACTACCGGCTGACGATGAAGCCGACGGAAGTGCTGGCGCTGAAGGAAGACACGGTGCAGCGCGCGATCACGACGATCGAGAGCCGCATCAACGGGCTCGGACTGGCCGAGGCGGCGGTGCAGCGGCGCGGCGGCGCAGGCTCGGAGGCCGAGATTCTGATCTCGCTGCCCGGGCTCGACGATCCGGCGCGGGTGAAGAACATCTTGCAGACGGCGGCGCTGCTGGAGCTGTACGAGGTGAAGGAAGGGCCGTTCGCGCGGCAGGAAGACGCGCTGGCGAAGTTCGGCGGCGTGCTTCCTCTGAACACGAAGCTGATGCGGAGCGCGCCGCGGCCGGGCGATCCGGCGGGCGAGGGCTGGTATCTGGTGGCGCGGACGCCGGTGATCACGGGCCGCGACCTGCGGGACGCGCGGCCGGCGCAGGACGAGTTCGGCAAGTGGGAGACGGCGTTCGTGCTGTCGCAGGAGGCCAAGGGCCGCTTTGCGCGGTTCACGGAGGCCAACATCGGCAACCGGCTGGCGATTGCACTGGACAACCAGATCCGGAGCGCGCCGACGATCCAGAGCCGGATCGAGGATCAGGGCCGCATCACCGGGGCGGCGTCCCATCAGGACGCAAGCGACCTGGCGCTGGTGCTGCGGGCAGGCTCGCTGCCGGCGGGAATCGTCTACCTGCAGGAGCAGACGGTCGGGCCGTCGCTGGGCGCCGACTCGATCCGCAAGGGGCTGATCGCGGGCGTGATCGGACTGGTGTTCGTGGTGGCGTTCATGCTGATCTACTACGCGGGAGCGGGCGTGAACGCGGTGGTGGCGCTGATCCTGAACGGCGTGATCCTGATCGGCTGCCTGGCGTATCTGGAGGCGGTGCTGACGCTGCCCGGCATTGCGGGCATCATCCTGCTGATCGGCATGGCGGTGGACTCGAACGTGCTGATCTTCGAGCGCATCCGCGAAGAGCTGCGGGCGGGCAAGGCGACGCTGGCGGCGATCGACACGGGCTTCAGCAAGGCGTTTCTGACGATCATCGACACGCACGTGGCCACGGTGGTCAGCTGCGCGTTCCTGTTCATGTTCGGCACGCCGGCGATCCGCGGCTTCGCGGTGACGCTGGTGATCGGCCTGGTGGCGAACGTGTTCACATCGGTCTTCGTCTCGCGCGCGCTGTTCCAGTTTGCGGTGGCGCGGCAGGGGTTCAATCCCAAACTGAGCATCGGAATCTGA
- the tgt-2 gene encoding queuine tRNA-ribosyltransferase encodes MQPIRFEIQAVCPATGARAGLLHTAHGVVETPVFMPVGTQGTVKGLTPRHLLEELDAKIILANTYHLFLRPGHELIERFGGLHGFMQWPRAILTDSGGFQVWSLSQLRRVKEEGVLFRSHLNGDAHLFTPESVVDVQLALGSDILMMLDECTAYPATHAEAKASMELTLRWARRGMAHYRRRMAERERAQALFPIVQGSMYADLRRQCAEELVRLDAPGYAIGGLSVGEPRALSLEMTEATVPLLPADRPRYVMGVGLPEELPEYVARGVDMMDCVMPTRNARNGCLFTSEGRVIIKQAQYRDDPRPLDPKCSCYTCRTFSRAYLRHLFQAGEILFSTLATLHNLTHYLDIARRMREAILLGTFPAFLNAVRASGPAADAGMPAGEGGERLPRTASSKDPRQ; translated from the coding sequence TTGCAGCCGATCCGCTTTGAAATTCAGGCCGTCTGCCCGGCGACAGGAGCGCGCGCGGGGCTGCTGCACACGGCGCACGGCGTGGTGGAGACGCCGGTGTTCATGCCCGTCGGCACGCAGGGCACGGTGAAAGGGCTGACGCCGCGCCACCTGCTGGAAGAGCTGGACGCGAAGATCATCCTGGCCAACACGTATCATCTTTTTCTGCGTCCCGGGCATGAGCTCATCGAGCGGTTCGGCGGGCTGCACGGGTTCATGCAGTGGCCGCGGGCGATTCTGACCGATTCGGGCGGCTTCCAGGTGTGGTCGCTGAGCCAGCTGCGGCGGGTGAAAGAGGAAGGCGTGCTGTTCCGCTCGCACCTGAACGGGGACGCGCATCTGTTCACGCCGGAGTCCGTGGTAGACGTGCAGCTGGCGCTGGGCAGCGACATTCTGATGATGCTCGACGAGTGCACGGCGTACCCTGCCACGCATGCGGAGGCGAAGGCGTCGATGGAGCTGACGCTGCGGTGGGCGCGGCGGGGCATGGCGCACTACAGGAGGCGGATGGCGGAGCGGGAGCGGGCGCAGGCGCTGTTTCCGATCGTGCAGGGGTCGATGTACGCCGATCTGCGGCGGCAGTGCGCGGAGGAGCTGGTGCGGCTGGACGCGCCGGGCTATGCGATCGGAGGGCTGAGCGTGGGCGAGCCGCGGGCGCTGAGCCTGGAGATGACGGAGGCGACCGTTCCTCTGCTGCCGGCGGACCGGCCGAGGTATGTGATGGGGGTGGGGTTGCCGGAGGAGCTGCCCGAATACGTGGCGCGGGGCGTGGACATGATGGACTGCGTAATGCCGACGCGGAACGCGCGCAACGGCTGCCTGTTCACGAGCGAAGGCCGGGTGATCATCAAGCAGGCGCAGTACCGGGACGACCCGCGGCCGCTGGATCCGAAGTGCTCCTGCTATACGTGCCGGACGTTCTCGCGGGCGTATCTGAGGCATCTGTTCCAGGCGGGGGAGATCCTGTTCAGCACGCTGGCGACGCTGCACAACCTGACCCATTACCTTGACATCGCCCGCCGGATGCGAGAGGCTATTTTGCTTGGGACGTTTCCCGCGTTCTTGAACGCCGTCCGCGCCTCCGGGCCTGCTGCGGATGCAGGCATGCCTGCGGGCGAGGGCGGCGAACGCTTGCCGCGGACGGCGTCCAGCAAGGATCCCCGTCAGTGA
- the cysS gene encoding cysteine--tRNA ligase: MALRFYNTLTQRQEEFRPLDGETVRMYTCGPTVYHYVHIGNFRTFSFQDVLRRVLRMRGWKLFHVMNITDVDDKIIRNAVAEGKSLKEYTERYTQAFLEDAARLRLEKPEKLVFATDHIDDMVAAIQRLAEKQHTYTSEGSTYFRIASFPGYGKLSHTNFSGNVAGARVDVDEYEKADARDFVLWKARKPGEPFWDTPLGPGRPGWHIECSVMAMKYLGETIDIHTGGVDLIFPHHENEIAQSECISGRPFARFWLHAEHLMVEGQKMSKSLGNFYTLRDILDKGYAPEAIRYLLISAPYRKQLNFTFDGLKAAAAAIERLRNFETRLKTERFDEGLDEEQERRAEQALRDYHEGLDDDLNTADALGAVFEFIRETNIAMDQGRFRTGNAASAQRLLDDFDAVFDVLKPTVHEGSLTDEEVEALVRQRTEAKKARDFARADQIRAQLLEKGIIVEDTRDGVRWKRK; this comes from the coding sequence ATGGCACTGCGCTTCTACAACACGCTCACGCAACGGCAGGAAGAGTTCCGCCCGCTCGACGGCGAAACGGTGCGCATGTACACCTGCGGCCCCACCGTCTACCACTACGTCCACATCGGCAACTTCCGCACCTTCAGCTTTCAGGACGTGCTGCGGCGCGTGCTCCGGATGCGCGGCTGGAAGCTGTTCCATGTGATGAACATCACCGACGTGGACGACAAGATCATCCGCAACGCCGTGGCCGAGGGCAAGTCGCTGAAGGAGTACACGGAGCGCTACACGCAGGCGTTCCTCGAGGACGCCGCCCGGCTGCGGCTTGAAAAGCCCGAGAAGCTCGTCTTCGCCACCGATCACATCGACGACATGGTGGCTGCCATCCAGCGCCTGGCCGAAAAACAGCACACTTACACAAGCGAGGGCTCCACCTACTTCCGCATCGCCAGCTTCCCCGGCTACGGCAAGCTCTCCCACACCAACTTCAGCGGCAACGTCGCCGGCGCGCGGGTCGACGTCGACGAATACGAAAAAGCCGACGCGCGCGACTTTGTGCTCTGGAAAGCCCGCAAGCCCGGCGAGCCCTTCTGGGACACCCCGCTCGGCCCCGGCCGACCCGGCTGGCACATCGAGTGCTCCGTCATGGCGATGAAGTATCTGGGCGAGACCATCGACATTCATACCGGCGGCGTCGACCTGATCTTCCCGCATCATGAAAACGAAATCGCCCAGAGCGAGTGCATCAGCGGCAGGCCCTTCGCCCGCTTCTGGCTTCACGCCGAACACCTCATGGTCGAGGGCCAGAAGATGTCGAAGTCGCTCGGCAACTTCTATACCCTGCGCGACATTCTCGACAAAGGCTATGCGCCGGAGGCCATCCGCTACCTTCTGATCTCGGCGCCCTACCGCAAGCAGCTCAACTTCACTTTCGATGGCCTGAAGGCCGCCGCCGCCGCCATCGAACGGCTCCGCAACTTCGAAACGCGCCTCAAAACGGAGCGCTTCGACGAAGGGCTCGATGAAGAGCAGGAGCGGCGCGCGGAACAGGCGCTGCGGGACTATCACGAGGGGCTCGACGACGACCTGAACACCGCCGACGCCCTCGGCGCCGTATTCGAGTTCATCCGCGAAACCAATATCGCCATGGACCAGGGCCGCTTCCGCACGGGCAACGCCGCCAGCGCGCAGCGGCTTCTCGATGATTTCGACGCCGTCTTCGACGTGCTGAAGCCCACCGTGCACGAAGGCTCGCTCACCGACGAGGAAGTCGAGGCGCTCGTCCGCCAGCGCACGGAGGCCAAGAAGGCGCGCGACTTCGCCCGCGCCGACCAGATCCGCGCGCAACTGCTCGAAAAAGGCATTATTGTCGAAGACACGCGCGACGGCGTCCGCTGGAAGCGCAAGTAG
- a CDS encoding L-methionine gamma-lyase, which translates to MKIQTKAVHAGDRKRPQQQIPVSTPVHFAASWICADQAEQDRIFAHEQHGYAYSRYCNPTNDALEELVAALENGHGALACSSGMMALQHALMCALLERPKRILCARDIYGATLKLLFDVLGPFGFETRLVDANDPAAVEAALDEFGAGALLVETISNPLLRVPDLESLARLCRARNTALIVDNTFATPLLVRPMDLGAHLVVHSSTKYLGGHGDTLGGLVISDEAHFETVRRFSRVAGPVMGPMEAYLTMRGIKTFPLRMERQCQNAAALARWLRQHPRVERVFYPDDPQHPDAAVIGRLLPEGLRGGMVSFEIRGARREQVFAFLDRLKLCVKATSLGDVHTMVLYPWIASHRDVPPEQKAAMGLRENLVRFSVGIEAIDDITADIEQALAG; encoded by the coding sequence ATGAAGATCCAGACGAAAGCCGTGCATGCGGGCGACCGCAAGCGCCCGCAACAGCAGATTCCCGTTTCCACGCCCGTGCACTTCGCCGCCTCCTGGATCTGCGCCGATCAGGCGGAACAGGACCGCATCTTCGCCCACGAGCAGCACGGCTACGCCTACTCGCGCTACTGCAACCCCACCAACGACGCGCTCGAGGAGCTCGTCGCGGCGCTCGAAAACGGCCACGGCGCGCTCGCCTGCTCCTCGGGCATGATGGCGCTGCAGCACGCGCTGATGTGCGCCCTGCTCGAGCGGCCGAAACGCATCCTCTGCGCCCGCGACATCTACGGCGCCACCCTGAAACTGCTGTTTGACGTGCTCGGGCCGTTCGGGTTCGAAACGCGGCTCGTCGACGCCAACGATCCCGCCGCCGTCGAAGCGGCCCTTGATGAATTCGGCGCGGGCGCGCTGCTCGTGGAAACCATCTCCAACCCCTTGCTCCGCGTGCCCGATCTCGAATCGCTCGCCCGCCTGTGCCGCGCCCGCAACACGGCGCTGATCGTCGACAACACCTTCGCCACGCCGCTGCTTGTTCGCCCGATGGATCTCGGCGCGCATCTCGTCGTCCACAGTTCCACGAAATATCTGGGCGGCCACGGCGACACCCTGGGCGGCCTCGTCATCAGCGACGAAGCCCACTTCGAAACCGTGCGCCGCTTCTCGCGCGTGGCCGGCCCTGTGATGGGCCCCATGGAGGCCTATCTCACCATGCGCGGCATCAAGACATTTCCGCTGCGCATGGAGCGGCAGTGCCAGAACGCCGCGGCCCTTGCGCGGTGGCTGCGCCAGCATCCGCGCGTTGAGCGTGTCTTCTATCCCGACGATCCGCAGCATCCGGACGCAGCGGTCATCGGGCGCCTGCTGCCGGAAGGCCTGCGCGGCGGCATGGTCAGCTTCGAAATCCGCGGCGCCCGCCGCGAGCAGGTCTTCGCCTTCCTCGACCGCCTGAAGCTGTGCGTCAAGGCCACCTCGCTCGGCGACGTGCACACCATGGTGCTCTATCCCTGGATCGCCTCCCACCGCGACGTGCCGCCAGAGCAGAAGGCGGCCATGGGTCTGCGCGAGAACCTCGTGCGCTTCAGCGTCGGCATCGAAGCCATCGACGACATTACCGCCGACATCGAACAGGCGCTCGCGGGCTGA
- a CDS encoding gluconate dehydrogenase, translating into MPLPKVDAVVIGAGAAGPIVAKELAFAGWRVVLLEKGRWNTPADCRKDDLRNQRNATLGYPFGPEEEGNPRVIVDLNGRERVVRPSEPGYNNNAFCVGGGTLSYGAMAWRFHPNDFRMRSTYAAKIPRAFENSTLEDWPISYDDLEPYYEKAEWEIGVSGDVSGDPFKGPRRRPLPMPPLPPTREHEILEKGARRLGLHPFSIPMLRNSVPYNGRPACMRCRWCVGFACEVDAKNGTQNTVIPAAMATGNLELRTECSAREILLDGKGNATGVAYFDWDGRLWEQPARYVVVSCGAIESARLLLNSRSRLYPQGLGNRFDWVGRNLQGHTYTGANGLFDEIVYDDLGPGASIAICDYVHGNPGLAGGAMLANEFIRLPYQFVSGIRDPDVPRWGRAHKDFVRRAYRRIIPVQGPTQEIPVFDSRVTLDPRVRDKFGIPVARISGYRHPHTIEISEFMAERAAEWLRASGAVKVWLRRAGRGVSAGQHQAGTCRMGNDPKTSVVDAWCRVHDTDNVYVVDSSVHVTNGAYNPVLTIMAIAYRAGERLAREGRRA; encoded by the coding sequence ATGCCGCTGCCGAAAGTGGATGCCGTCGTGATCGGAGCGGGCGCCGCAGGTCCGATTGTCGCGAAGGAGCTCGCCTTCGCCGGCTGGCGCGTCGTGCTGCTTGAAAAAGGGCGCTGGAACACGCCCGCCGACTGCCGCAAGGACGACCTGCGGAATCAGCGGAACGCCACGCTCGGCTATCCGTTCGGCCCGGAGGAAGAAGGCAACCCGCGGGTCATCGTGGATCTCAACGGGCGCGAGCGGGTCGTCCGGCCGTCCGAGCCCGGCTACAACAACAACGCCTTCTGCGTCGGGGGCGGCACGCTGTCCTACGGCGCCATGGCGTGGCGGTTCCACCCGAACGATTTCCGGATGCGCAGCACATATGCTGCGAAAATTCCGCGGGCATTCGAGAATTCGACGCTCGAAGACTGGCCGATTTCCTACGACGATCTGGAGCCGTATTACGAAAAAGCGGAATGGGAAATCGGCGTTTCGGGAGATGTTTCCGGCGATCCTTTCAAGGGTCCGCGCCGGCGCCCGCTGCCCATGCCGCCGCTGCCGCCGACGCGGGAGCACGAGATTCTGGAAAAAGGCGCGCGCAGGCTCGGGCTGCATCCGTTTTCCATCCCGATGCTGCGGAATTCCGTGCCTTACAACGGCCGCCCCGCCTGCATGCGCTGCCGCTGGTGCGTGGGCTTCGCCTGCGAAGTGGATGCGAAAAACGGCACGCAGAATACGGTGATTCCCGCGGCCATGGCCACCGGCAATCTCGAGCTGCGCACGGAATGCTCGGCGCGGGAGATCCTGCTCGACGGGAAAGGCAACGCCACGGGGGTCGCTTACTTCGACTGGGACGGACGGCTGTGGGAGCAGCCCGCCCGGTACGTGGTGGTCTCCTGCGGGGCCATCGAAAGCGCCCGGCTGCTGCTGAATTCGCGGTCGAGGCTGTATCCGCAGGGCCTGGGCAACCGCTTCGACTGGGTGGGGCGGAATCTGCAGGGGCACACCTACACGGGCGCCAACGGGCTGTTCGACGAGATTGTCTACGACGATCTCGGACCCGGGGCCAGCATCGCCATCTGCGATTACGTCCACGGCAATCCGGGGCTGGCCGGCGGGGCGATGCTCGCCAATGAATTCATCCGCCTGCCCTATCAGTTTGTTTCCGGCATCCGGGATCCGGACGTGCCGCGCTGGGGGCGCGCGCACAAGGACTTTGTGCGCCGCGCCTACCGGCGCATCATCCCGGTGCAGGGGCCCACGCAGGAGATTCCGGTCTTCGATTCGCGCGTGACTCTGGACCCGCGCGTGCGGGACAAATTCGGCATCCCGGTGGCGCGCATTTCCGGATACCGGCATCCGCACACGATCGAGATCAGCGAGTTCATGGCGGAGCGGGCCGCGGAGTGGCTGCGCGCTTCAGGGGCGGTGAAAGTGTGGCTGCGCCGCGCCGGACGCGGCGTCAGCGCCGGCCAGCACCAGGCGGGCACCTGCCGCATGGGAAACGATCCGAAGACGTCCGTCGTGGATGCGTGGTGCCGCGTGCATGACACGGACAACGTGTATGTGGTGGACTCGAGCGTCCACGTCACCAACGGGGCCTACAATCCCGTCCTCACGATCATGGCCATCGCCTACCGGGCGGGAGAGCGCCTGGCCCGGGAAGGGAGGCGCGCATGA
- the xseA gene encoding exodeoxyribonuclease 7 large subunit yields the protein MAQQELFGLEPKIYTVTSLTAAIHRVLSAQFDDVRVMGEISGYKVWTSGHAYFTLKDNGAQIRCVLFRQVLRYLKFTPGDGMAVVARGAVEVRQERGEYQLIVTSLEPQGAGALQVAFEQLKQKLAAEGLFDPARKRPLPPYPRRIGIVTSPQGAVIQDMLNILGRRFPGLHIRLYPTVVQGEGAVEGIVEGLRYFSTHPWADVVIVGRGGGSLEDLWAFNEEAVARAIAGCSVPVISAVGHETDFTIADFVADLRAPTPSAAAELVVKNRADLLAQLAETLRRIWRAVQLHTSRARSRLQERGVDRAATLARRRVALLWQELDDLDQKLRQGDPRARLAASRRLLDQLDRRAADRMRALLHDHRLELELLVTRLPESIQRRLEQARQKERLARARLEALSPLSVLERGYAIVKRADGRIVREAADAPSGTRLRIRLRSDEFGAVSE from the coding sequence ATGGCGCAACAGGAGCTGTTCGGACTCGAGCCGAAAATCTACACGGTGACCAGCCTGACGGCGGCGATCCACCGCGTGCTGTCAGCGCAGTTCGACGACGTGCGGGTGATGGGCGAGATCTCGGGCTACAAGGTGTGGACCTCGGGGCACGCCTACTTCACGCTGAAGGACAACGGCGCACAGATCCGCTGCGTCCTGTTCCGTCAGGTGCTGCGCTACCTGAAGTTCACGCCCGGGGACGGCATGGCTGTCGTGGCGCGGGGCGCGGTGGAGGTCAGGCAGGAGCGCGGCGAGTACCAGCTGATCGTCACCTCGCTCGAGCCGCAGGGCGCCGGTGCTCTGCAGGTGGCGTTCGAGCAGCTCAAGCAGAAGCTCGCCGCCGAGGGGCTGTTCGACCCCGCGCGCAAGCGTCCGCTCCCGCCCTATCCCCGGCGGATCGGCATCGTCACCTCGCCGCAGGGCGCCGTCATTCAGGACATGCTGAACATCCTCGGACGCCGCTTTCCGGGGCTGCATATCCGGCTGTATCCGACGGTGGTGCAGGGCGAGGGCGCGGTGGAAGGGATCGTCGAAGGGCTGCGCTACTTCTCCACGCATCCCTGGGCTGATGTCGTGATTGTCGGCCGTGGTGGCGGCTCGCTCGAGGATCTGTGGGCGTTCAACGAGGAAGCCGTGGCCCGCGCCATCGCCGGGTGCAGCGTCCCGGTCATCTCCGCCGTGGGCCACGAAACGGATTTCACGATCGCCGACTTCGTGGCCGACCTCCGCGCGCCCACCCCGTCAGCGGCGGCGGAACTCGTGGTGAAGAACCGCGCCGATCTCCTCGCCCAGCTCGCCGAAACGCTCCGCCGCATCTGGCGCGCCGTGCAGCTGCATACCAGCCGGGCGCGGAGCCGCCTCCAGGAACGGGGCGTGGATCGCGCCGCCACTCTGGCAAGGAGGCGCGTGGCGCTGCTGTGGCAGGAACTCGACGACCTCGACCAGAAGCTCCGGCAGGGCGATCCGCGCGCCCGCCTCGCCGCCTCCAGAAGACTGCTCGATCAGCTGGACCGCCGCGCCGCCGACCGCATGCGCGCCCTGCTGCACGATCACCGGCTCGAGCTGGAGCTCCTCGTCACCCGGCTCCCCGAATCCATCCAGCGCAGGCTCGAGCAGGCGCGTCAGAAGGAACGCCTGGCCCGCGCGCGGCTCGAGGCGCTCAGCCCGCTCAGCGTGCTCGAGCGCGGCTACGCCATCGTGAAGCGCGCCGACGGCCGCATCGTGCGCGAGGCCGCCGACGCGCCTTCGGGAACACGGCTCCGCATCCGCCTCCGCAGCGACGAATTCGGCGCCGTCAGCGAGTAG
- a CDS encoding xylose isomerase, producing MQMTRRTLLSSFAAAPFAAAAPAPGRFKVSLAQWSIHRLIQQGKATNLDFPRIARENDCEGLEFVNTLWASPTAGYIARLKKRMAETNTKAVLIMVDDEGQLGHSDPAVRRKAVKNHNKWVDIAAELGCHSIRTNMHSDVTPKTPAENETVLGYCADSFRALCEYAKQAGISVLIENHWGLSSDPDAVAALMKKVNLPNFGTLPDFGNFPPEIDKYEAVAKLAPYAKGMSFKCYFEGPDGGEDKYDFQRMMKVVEDSKYSGYIGIEYEGRKLSELEGIARARKYLKDYGI from the coding sequence ATGCAGATGACACGCAGAACGCTTCTATCCTCGTTCGCGGCCGCGCCGTTCGCCGCCGCCGCGCCCGCGCCGGGACGCTTCAAGGTTTCCCTGGCCCAGTGGTCCATCCACCGGCTGATCCAGCAGGGCAAGGCCACGAATCTCGATTTTCCGCGCATCGCCCGCGAGAATGACTGCGAGGGCCTGGAATTCGTCAACACGCTGTGGGCATCGCCGACGGCGGGCTACATCGCGCGGCTGAAAAAGCGCATGGCCGAGACGAACACGAAAGCCGTGCTGATCATGGTGGACGACGAGGGCCAGCTCGGCCATTCCGACCCGGCGGTCCGCCGCAAGGCGGTGAAGAACCACAACAAGTGGGTCGACATCGCCGCCGAACTCGGCTGCCACTCGATCCGCACCAACATGCACTCCGACGTCACGCCGAAAACCCCGGCGGAAAACGAGACGGTGCTGGGCTATTGCGCCGACAGTTTCCGCGCGCTCTGCGAATATGCGAAGCAGGCCGGCATCTCGGTTCTGATTGAAAATCACTGGGGTCTTTCTTCCGACCCGGACGCCGTGGCCGCCCTGATGAAAAAGGTGAATCTTCCGAATTTCGGCACGCTGCCCGATTTCGGGAATTTCCCGCCGGAAATCGACAAGTACGAGGCTGTGGCGAAGCTGGCTCCGTATGCGAAGGGCATGAGCTTCAAGTGCTACTTCGAGGGGCCGGACGGCGGCGAGGACAAGTACGACTTCCAGCGCATGATGAAAGTGGTGGAAGACTCGAAATACTCCGGCTATATCGGAATTGAATACGAGGGCCGGAAACTGTCCGAGCTGGAAGGCATCGCGCGGGCGCGGAAATACCTGAAGGATTACGGCATCTGA
- the gph gene encoding phosphoglycolate phosphatase: MIPRFQLYLFDVDGTLVDSADDICGAVREALAEAGVDQLSDAYLRSFIGHHLFDLFREVLPDSTQEDRERLLARYRSIYLARRHAATRVYPGVEEMLAGLGGLKSTATTKSSETARQVLELFGLARHFDHIQGTDGFPSKPAPDVVLKSLERLGVRPEDCLLVGDAAPDMEAGRRAGVRTCAVTWGYGDLEAMRSHQPDFWIDSPAELLS; encoded by the coding sequence GTGATTCCGCGTTTCCAGCTGTACCTGTTCGACGTCGACGGGACGCTTGTCGACTCGGCCGACGACATCTGCGGCGCCGTGCGCGAGGCGCTGGCCGAAGCGGGCGTAGACCAGCTTTCCGACGCCTACCTCCGCAGCTTCATCGGCCACCACCTTTTTGACCTGTTCCGCGAGGTCCTGCCGGACAGCACGCAGGAGGACCGCGAGCGGCTGCTGGCCCGCTACCGATCCATCTATCTCGCCCGGCGCCATGCCGCGACGCGCGTGTATCCGGGCGTGGAGGAGATGCTGGCGGGTCTCGGCGGGCTCAAGTCGACGGCCACGACGAAGAGCAGCGAGACTGCGCGGCAGGTGCTCGAACTGTTCGGACTGGCGCGCCACTTCGATCACATTCAGGGCACGGACGGCTTTCCCTCCAAGCCCGCGCCCGACGTCGTTCTGAAGTCTCTCGAACGTCTGGGCGTGCGCCCGGAGGACTGCCTGCTGGTGGGCGACGCCGCCCCGGACATGGAGGCCGGCCGCCGCGCCGGCGTCCGCACCTGCGCGGTCACCTGGGGCTACGGCGACCTGGAAGCCATGCGCAGCCATCAGCCCGACTTCTGGATCGACTCCCCGGCCGAACTGCTATCATAG